One region of Aeromicrobium sp. Sec7.5 genomic DNA includes:
- a CDS encoding TerC family protein — protein sequence MSTLEWSITIGVTIAVLLFDIIVVARKPHEPSIKECSIYLSIYVSMAIAFGLWVIYFHDGPGKDEDYGLQFFAGWLTEYSLSVDNLFIFLIIMASFKVPRKYQQEALLVGIIIAIVFRGIFIAIGAVAINNFSWIFYLFGAFLLYTAIKLVSDTDHDDDADNAVVKFARKRFTLSDQWDGLKLVVKENGKRAVTPMFLVIIALGTTDLLFALDSIPAIYGLTKEPYLVFTANVFALMGLRQLYFLLGDLLKRLIYLSQGLAFLLAFIGVKLVLHALHENELPFINGGEKVPVYEIPTLLSLGVIVGTLSITAIVSLVVSGRRVRAGLNPDGSPVEDAGPSDATPETVDEDRKPS from the coding sequence GTGTCCACGCTCGAGTGGAGCATCACGATCGGCGTCACGATCGCCGTGCTCCTGTTCGACATCATCGTCGTCGCGCGCAAGCCGCACGAGCCCTCCATCAAGGAGTGCTCGATCTACCTGAGCATCTACGTCTCGATGGCCATCGCCTTCGGGCTGTGGGTCATCTACTTCCACGACGGGCCCGGCAAGGACGAGGACTACGGTCTGCAGTTCTTCGCCGGCTGGCTGACCGAGTACAGCCTCTCGGTCGACAACCTGTTCATCTTCCTGATCATCATGGCCAGCTTCAAGGTGCCCCGGAAGTACCAGCAGGAGGCTCTGCTGGTGGGCATCATCATCGCGATCGTCTTCCGTGGCATCTTCATCGCGATCGGCGCCGTCGCCATCAACAACTTCTCGTGGATCTTCTACCTGTTCGGCGCGTTCCTGCTCTACACGGCGATCAAGCTGGTGTCCGACACCGACCACGACGACGACGCCGACAACGCGGTGGTCAAGTTCGCCCGCAAGCGCTTCACGCTGTCGGATCAGTGGGACGGCCTGAAGCTCGTGGTCAAGGAGAACGGCAAGCGTGCCGTCACGCCGATGTTCCTCGTGATCATCGCGCTCGGCACGACCGATCTGCTGTTCGCGCTCGACTCGATCCCGGCGATCTACGGCCTCACCAAGGAGCCGTACCTGGTCTTCACGGCCAACGTCTTCGCCCTGATGGGTCTGCGCCAGCTGTACTTCCTGCTGGGCGACCTGCTGAAGCGCCTGATCTACCTGTCGCAGGGCCTGGCGTTCCTCCTGGCGTTCATCGGCGTCAAGCTCGTCCTGCACGCTCTGCACGAGAACGAGCTGCCGTTCATCAACGGTGGCGAGAAGGTGCCGGTCTACGAGATCCCGACACTGCTCAGCCTCGGCGTCATCGTCGGCACGCTGAGCATCACGGCGATCGTCAGCCTCGTGGTCTCGGGCCGCCGGGTCCGGGCCGGCCTCAACCCCGACGGCTCGCCGGTCGAGGACGCCGGGCCCTCCGACGCCACGCCGGAGACGGTCGACGAGGACCGAAAGCCGTCCTGA
- a CDS encoding APC family permease, with protein sequence MTHAAETGEQPTEQPTELKRVLGPKLLLLFIVGDILGAGVYAVTGQMGGLVGGLVWLPFLLAFIVATLTALSYLELVTKYPQAAGAALYAHKAFGIHFLTFIVAFAVVCSGITSASTSAKTLADNLTGGLIINGWIDGNADGVVGSGTITAIAMGFMILLALINLRGVGESVKFNVVLTLVEVAALSIVIGVGFFVIFQGNADLGELVVFRDNQDKGMFLAVTAATSIAFFAMVGFEDAVNMVEETKDPQKIFPRTMLTGLGIAVILYMLVAVAVVAVLSSEELRTIAESEGRALLEVVSKGSPDFPMDKVFPFLAVFAVANTALINMLMASRLIYGMAKQNVLPRQLGAVLPSRQTPWVAVIFTTVLSLGLILYVTSDPESNVVGNLSNVTAFLLLCVFAVVNVACVVLRGKRHDHVKTFFSSPGQTPILAAILCLFLAGPWVDRDPEVYRIAGGLMAIGVVLWFITWGVNKATGQGDSSFEDVEAVERGD encoded by the coding sequence ATGACTCACGCAGCTGAGACGGGCGAACAACCCACGGAGCAGCCCACCGAGCTGAAGAGGGTCCTGGGGCCGAAGCTCCTGCTGCTCTTCATCGTGGGCGACATCCTGGGAGCCGGGGTCTACGCCGTCACCGGCCAGATGGGCGGCCTGGTGGGCGGCCTCGTGTGGCTTCCGTTCCTGCTGGCCTTCATCGTGGCGACCCTCACGGCCCTGTCGTACCTCGAGCTCGTCACCAAGTATCCGCAGGCCGCTGGTGCCGCGCTCTACGCGCACAAGGCGTTCGGCATCCACTTCCTGACCTTCATCGTGGCGTTCGCCGTGGTCTGCTCGGGCATCACCAGCGCCTCCACGTCGGCCAAGACCTTGGCCGACAACCTCACCGGCGGACTCATCATCAACGGATGGATCGACGGCAACGCCGACGGCGTCGTCGGGTCGGGCACGATCACCGCGATCGCGATGGGCTTCATGATCCTGCTCGCCCTGATCAACCTGCGCGGTGTCGGCGAGAGCGTCAAGTTCAACGTCGTGCTGACCCTCGTCGAGGTGGCGGCGCTCTCCATCGTGATCGGCGTCGGCTTCTTCGTGATCTTCCAGGGCAACGCCGACCTGGGCGAGCTCGTGGTCTTCCGCGACAACCAGGACAAGGGCATGTTCCTGGCGGTCACCGCCGCGACGTCGATCGCGTTCTTCGCGATGGTCGGGTTCGAGGACGCCGTCAACATGGTCGAGGAGACCAAGGATCCGCAGAAGATCTTCCCCCGCACGATGCTGACCGGTCTCGGCATCGCCGTGATCCTCTACATGCTCGTCGCCGTCGCCGTGGTGGCGGTGCTGTCGTCCGAGGAGCTTCGCACGATCGCCGAGTCCGAGGGCCGTGCGCTGCTGGAGGTGGTCTCGAAGGGCAGCCCCGACTTCCCGATGGACAAGGTGTTCCCGTTCCTGGCCGTCTTCGCCGTCGCCAACACCGCCCTGATCAACATGCTCATGGCGAGCCGGCTCATCTACGGCATGGCGAAGCAGAACGTCCTGCCCCGCCAGCTCGGCGCGGTACTGCCGTCACGGCAGACGCCGTGGGTCGCGGTGATCTTCACGACGGTGCTGTCCCTGGGCCTGATCCTGTACGTGACCTCCGATCCGGAGAGCAACGTCGTCGGCAACCTGTCGAACGTCACCGCGTTCCTGCTGCTGTGCGTCTTCGCCGTCGTCAACGTCGCGTGCGTCGTGCTGCGCGGCAAGCGCCACGATCACGTCAAGACGTTCTTCTCCTCGCCCGGGCAGACCCCGATCCTCGCGGCGATCCTGTGCCTATTCCTCGCCGGCCCCTGGGTCGACCGTGACCCGGAGGTCTACCGCATCGCGGGCGGACTCATGGCGATCGGCGTCGTGCTCTGGTTCATCACCTGGGGCGTCAACAAGGCGACCGGGCAGGGCGACTCGAGCTTCGAGGATGTCGAGGCGGTCGAGCGCGGCGACTGA